The Metabacillus schmidteae nucleotide sequence GAATTATTGGGAGGGTTTGCAACTCCAAGAGAACCAGCTGAAATCATTGGTGGAACAGGGGAAGATGTTCTCGATGGCAAGGCGAGAGTGATCGAGAAATCTGGAAATGATGTTACTGAAATGTATATAAAAGGAGCAAATGCAACATTAATAAAAGCTCAGGAGATAAATGCAAAAGTAATAATTCTAAAGGAATTTAGCCCATCTTGTGGGAGCAAAATGATCTACAATGGTCATTTTTCAGGTGAGAAAATTGCTGGAAATGGAGTAACAACTGCTCTACTTAGAAGAAATGGAATTCGTGTTGTTTCTGAAGAAGAATTAGCAGAATGTTCTCTTGAGGAAAACTAACCTTTTTGTTTAAACATTAATGTGACTATAAGATCAACGGAAAGCTATCTTTCTAATTTGAGAGATTGCTTTTTTTATAAGGAAAAAATAAAAATAAATGATATAATAGAAAGAAAGTGCTTACAAAATAGAAAGTAGGATGTAATTATGACAAATGTAATGGGCGGTTTAAACCGTTTATTTGAATGGATTATGCGTTTATCTGTTATCAATGTTATGTGGATTATCTTTAACCTGCCTATTTGTTATCTAGCTATGTCGCTTTTGTTTGCAGAAGATGAAGCTTCAGTTTTTTTATTACTGGGAACAATTGCTGTTTTAGCACCATTTCTGTTTTTTCCTGCGACAACAGCGATGTTTGGAGTTGTGAGAAAATGGGTAATGGGCGAAGATGACGTCCCGCTTGTTAAATCATACTGGCGCTATTACAAAGAGAACTATAAGAGAAGTTTAACAGGTGGCTTGTTGCTAACCTTTGTATGGTTGATTTGGACTGTTGACTTTTTCTTTTTCTCAAATATAAATGCCTTCGTCAGTGCTTTCTTTTTAATAGGATTTTTATTTCTTTTTCTAATGACAATTTTCTTTTTCTCTAACACGGTACATGCTGAATTAAAGCTTATTACGAGTTTAAAAAACGCATTTTTCCTCACAATGGTCTATCCGTTAATTAATTTGATTGTATTGGTAGTCAGTGGGGTGATTTTGTACGTAAGTTTAGGAGTATTCACATTTCTTATTCCATTTTTTATGGGCACCCTTATAACGTACGTAGGGTTTGCCGCTTATTTTCATAAAATAGAGAAGATAAATGGAAAATCAGTTGTAGAAACAAAATAATGTGTGAAAAAGTCTGTTCTTGTCATGAGAACAGACTTTTTTGATAGATGAAATATTGTGAAAAATAACCTAGGTGGCTTGAATGACGTAACAGATAGCCTGTTTGAAGCAAACAGAGAAGAAAAGGACACAAGCAAGAAGAATTTAAACAGCAAAAAAGAGAGATGACACAACCGATGTTCAAGATGTGAAACAAATTAACAAAAAAAGACCTTTCAAAGTGAAAAGGTCTTTTTTTAATCAGGAAGCGTTTTCATAAATAACGCCTTTAAACTGAATCTTAAATGCCGGGGGATTATCTTTCTTAAGTTGAGTTTTCACTTCTTTAATTTTCTCTACCGCTTCAGTCATTCCAGATGCAGTAATTTTGTATTCAGTTTTTTCCTCTCCAGTATCGATTAAAAAGACAAATTGTTTCATAATAGTGAATTCTCCTTTGTAGTTTATCTTGAATTTATGTTCGAATTTAGAAAACGGTTTCAGTAAAATTTTAAATAAATTTGTATACGTTTTCATTTTATTGTATCAAAAGACCTATGTCAAGGAATTGCACCATTTATTTTTTAATATAAAAAAATTCTTCTAAGTTTGTTCACAATTGAACGAAGAAGAATTTCTAAGTCAACACTTATCTTAAATAAAATGCAAAGCCAATAATGATCCCTATCCCTAAAATTATATAAATCCATGATAAGCGAGAGAGATTTGCTTTTGTTTTTGTATCATAATGTTTATCTCCTTTGCCTCCAATTAAAATAGTTCCCAGCAAAGCGAGAACACCAATTAAGATGACGAGAATAATGGCAATTTTCATCATAAATTCCTCCTTAACATCATGAGTTATTTTTATGATACTACAAAATAATGGATTAGGATGAAATATTAATTGATAAATAAAAACGTAACCTCATTTATTAAGGGATGAGGAGATATTTATTTTATTACATTTAATATGTACCAAATATATTTAACCAGTGATTATTTGTAACAGGATATAAATTGAAAGATGGTGTAGGGACAAAATCAAAGCCTCCAGTATGAATAGAGAATAGAGAACTTGCATTTCAGAACAATTGATACAAATGAGTTAAACATAAACCAGTTTATCGACTGTACAGAAATGTATTAAAAGTAATGGCTATTTCCTCATAGATTAACACTATTTTTTTAATCTATAGTGGAAAGCGAGTGTCTGGAGCGCAATGAAACGAACCATTTTTTTCTTCCAATTTCATTAAAACAACAAAGTATGCGAAAACAGCCAAAGTAATAAACAAATTGGGACCTTCAAAGAGACGGTCACATTTCGTTTTTCTAAGAAAATGTTTCAGCGAAGAAAAAGTGTGGAAGGGTACATATATAAGAGCAATCATTAACTAAAAAAATGACAGAAGCGCTTCTTATGTCATTGTACTTATGACACAATGAATCCCTTAAATCTTTGTGGATTGGATACATTGTCGCTCAAGCTAAAGGAATCGTACAATAATTGTAAGGTAAAACTCTTAATAAACCTTAAATGGGGGTGTTTGCAGTGTCAGTCATATCAAGAGATTTGTTTTTATATCTATCAAATAATAAAACGTTAAATAAAGCAGCCCAGAATTGGGGGAGCAATATTGCCTCAGGGAAGATTGTCGGAGGGATAGACTTTCCAAGCTCGATTAAATTTATAAAAGAGCTAAATGAACAGGGATTTTCAGTAACAGTGGATCATTTAGGTGAGTTCGTTACTAGTGAAGAAGTTGCAAGAGAGCGGACAAAAGAGTGTATCCAAACTATAGAAACCATTGTTGCTCAACGATTAGATGCTCATGTTTCCTTGAAATTAACATCGTTAGGATTAGATATTTCAAAAGAACTAGTCTTTGAAAATATGAGAAAAATTATGGATACAGCTGAAAAATATAAAATCATGGTCACAATTGATATGGAAGACGAAAAGCGGTGTGAAGATACACTTTCAATCTTTAAGGGACTAAAAGCTGATTACCATTATATTAGTACTGTCATCCAAGCATACTTGTATCGAGCCGAACAAGATGTTCGAAGTCTAAACACGTATGAACCGTTTTTACGACTTGTTAAAGGAGCATATAAGGAGTCACCTAAAGTTGCTTTTCCTCAAAAAGCAGATGTTGATAATAATTACAAAAAATTAATAAAATCTCGTTTATTAAATGGTCATTATACAGGAGTAGCGACTCATGATGATGCCATTATTGAATATACTAAGAGATTAGTAGAGGAATATCAAATTCCAAAAAATTCATTTGAATTTCAAATGCTGTATGGTATGAGAACACAAACGCAAAAGGAACTAGTAAAGCAGGGATATAAAATGCGAGTGTATGTACCATATGGAAATGATTGGTATGGATACTTTATGAGACGTCTTGCAGAACGTCCAGCTAATCTTGCCTTTGTTCTTAAGAGTATGACTAAAAAGTAAAAAAAGGAGTCGATGAAACATGACAACAGTTTACA carries:
- a CDS encoding DUF523 domain-containing protein; this encodes MILVSSCLAGIEVRYNGSHCLDKNILRLIEQNRITTVCPELLGGFATPREPAEIIGGTGEDVLDGKARVIEKSGNDVTEMYIKGANATLIKAQEINAKVIILKEFSPSCGSKMIYNGHFSGEKIAGNGVTTALLRRNGIRVVSEEELAECSLEEN
- a CDS encoding YesL family protein, which translates into the protein MTNVMGGLNRLFEWIMRLSVINVMWIIFNLPICYLAMSLLFAEDEASVFLLLGTIAVLAPFLFFPATTAMFGVVRKWVMGEDDVPLVKSYWRYYKENYKRSLTGGLLLTFVWLIWTVDFFFFSNINAFVSAFFLIGFLFLFLMTIFFFSNTVHAELKLITSLKNAFFLTMVYPLINLIVLVVSGVILYVSLGVFTFLIPFFMGTLITYVGFAAYFHKIEKINGKSVVETK
- a CDS encoding proline dehydrogenase family protein — protein: MSVISRDLFLYLSNNKTLNKAAQNWGSNIASGKIVGGIDFPSSIKFIKELNEQGFSVTVDHLGEFVTSEEVARERTKECIQTIETIVAQRLDAHVSLKLTSLGLDISKELVFENMRKIMDTAEKYKIMVTIDMEDEKRCEDTLSIFKGLKADYHYISTVIQAYLYRAEQDVRSLNTYEPFLRLVKGAYKESPKVAFPQKADVDNNYKKLIKSRLLNGHYTGVATHDDAIIEYTKRLVEEYQIPKNSFEFQMLYGMRTQTQKELVKQGYKMRVYVPYGNDWYGYFMRRLAERPANLAFVLKSMTKK